A region of Panicum virgatum strain AP13 chromosome 8N, P.virgatum_v5, whole genome shotgun sequence DNA encodes the following proteins:
- the LOC120684943 gene encoding uncharacterized protein LOC120684943, with protein MSLSSSSGAARSDASAPVLPTAPTQAIVVHPYTTVNVKAHVPVTLDMKSGNYSKWASFFMALCGKFSLRRHIDGTAAQPDNPDWDVAECCVRSWIFGTIDDSVLDLAITDENQTARQLWVAIEALFRTNTASRAVFLLEEFHTLKQGDSTIDEYCQRLKSKAAALRQVGNPITDSQLVLSLLRGLNPRFDSTADDIANATVLPPFMHAHELLSLKELCLANDAKNTVATALVASTTACCTSPSCRSSFAGVATGGSSKAGDSGGSGAPKQKGGKGGGKGRRSGGQGGKGTGGPQTGVLQGTPQGGQYRPMGPWVCFNPYAPQGPTGQQAGGSWQGGQGGWSSGHGGWQGMQGGCTPGLLGANPQAHTAFALAQVSTPQMWDQAGLIAALNQMALQNSNSWVMDSGATSHMHSSDGYPDQSRDSSLQ; from the exons ATgagcctctcctcctcctccggcgccgccagATCGGACGCCTCCGCGCCTGTGCTCCCTACCGCACCAACACAGGCCATCGTCGTCCACCCCTACACCACCGTCAACGTCAAGGCTCACGTTCCCGTGACCCTAGACATGAAGAGCGGCAACTACTCCAAGTGGGCGTCGTTCTTCATGGCGTTGTGCGGCAAGTtcagcctccgccgccacatCGACGGCACCGCAGCGCAGCCCGACAACCCAGATTGGGACGTCGCGGAGTGCTGCGTGCGCAGCTGGATCTTCGGCACCATCGACGACTCCGTCCTCGACCTCGCCATCACCGACGAGAACCAGACCGCGCGCCAACTCTGGGTTGCGATCGAGGCCCTGTTCCGCACCAACACGGCCTCCCGCGCTGTCTTCCTGCTCGAGGAGTTCCACACCCTCAAGCAGGGCGACTCCACCATCGACGAGTACTGCCAGCGCCTCAAGTCAAAGGCTGCTGCCCTTCGACAGGTCGGCAACCCCATCACCGACTCCCAGCTCGTTCTCAGCCTTCTGCGCGGCCTCAACCCTCGCTTCGACTCCACCGCCGACGACATCGCCAACGCCACGGTTCTTCCGCCCTTCATGCATGCCCACGAGCTGCTCTCCCTCAAAGAGCTGTGCCTCGCCAACGACGCGAAGAACACAGTGGCCACTGCCCTCgtcgcctccaccaccgcctgcTGTACCAGCCCCTCTTGCCGCTCCTCCTTCGCGGGGGTTGCTACGGGCGGTAGCAGCAAGGCCGGGGAcagcggaggcagcggcgcgcccAAGCAGAAGGGCGGCAAAGGCGGCGGCAAGGGTCGCCGATCTGGTGGCCAAGGAGGCAAGGGCACCGGCGGCCCGCAGACCGGCGTCCTGCAGGGCACCCCACAGGGGGGACAGTACCGTCCAATGGGACCCTGGGTCTGCTTCAACCCGTACGCCCCTCAGGGTCCCACGGGTCAGCAAGCCGGCGGCTCCTGGCAAGGCGGCCAGGGCGGGTGGTCCAGCGGCCACGGCGGGTGGCAGGGCATGCAGGGCGGGTGCACGCCCGGCCTCCTTGGCGCCAACCCCCAAGCGCACACCGCGTTCGCTCTAGCTCAAGTCTCCACCCCTCAGATGTGGGATCAGGCCGGCCTCATTGCTGCCCTAAACCAGATGGCGCTCCAGAACTCCAACTCCTGGGTCATGGACTCTGGCGCGACCTCCCACATGCACTCGTCGGATG GATATCCCGACCAGTCGCGTGATTCTTCGCTGCAATAG